A window from Sus scrofa isolate TJ Tabasco breed Duroc chromosome 2, Sscrofa11.1, whole genome shotgun sequence encodes these proteins:
- the C2H11orf91 gene encoding uncharacterized protein C11orf91 homolog — protein MPKGRRGSQSPRMSQRPAPPLYFPSLYDRGISSSPLSDFNIWKKLFVPLKAGAGPAGGAAGARPLPQTPLVSAPPPPPPPPPPPGLGPRSERSCPPPWPSGLASIPYEPLRFFYSPPPGPEVAASSLAPGPTTPRLASASHPEELCELEIRIKELELLTITGDGFDSQRYKFLKALKDEKLQGLKTRPPGKKSASLS, from the exons ATGCCGAAGGGGCGGCGCGGCAGTCAGAGCCCCAGGATGAGCCAGCGGCCGGCTCCGCCCCTCTACTTCCCTTCCCTCTACGACCGCGGCATCTCCTCTTCCCCGCTCAGCGACTTCAACATCTGGAAGAAGCTCTTTGTGCCGCTGAAAGCGGGGGCGGGGCCAgcgggcggggcggcgggggcccGGCCCCTGCCCCAGACCCCATTGGTCTCAGCACctccgccgccgccaccaccaccgccaccacccgGCCTGGGTCCCCGCAGTGAGCGCTCCTGTCCCCCGCCCTGGCCCTCTGGCCTGGCCTCCATCCCCTACGAGCCTCTGCGCTTCTTCTACTCGCCACCGCCGGGGCCCGAGGTGGCTGCCTCGTCCTTGGCCCCTGGCCCCACGACACCCCGGCttgcctctgcctcccaccccgaGGAGTTGTGCGAGCTGGAGATCCGGATTAAGGAGCTGGAGCTGCTCACCATCACTGGAGACGGCTTCGACTCCCAGCGCT ATAAATTCTTGAAGGCGCTGAAAGATGAAAAGTTACAAGGACTGAAGACCAGGCCACCTGGAAAGAAGTCAGCCTCTCTCTCCTGA